One Primulina huaijiensis isolate GDHJ02 chromosome 5, ASM1229523v2, whole genome shotgun sequence DNA segment encodes these proteins:
- the LOC140976544 gene encoding MAR-binding filament-like protein 1-1 isoform X1 yields the protein MVGSVIGNSCFLHSPLCQFLASDSSPLPFSDTRNALCRRKKRAAMAFLLQENSKQSDICARRAILFMGFGLVPFLGTRADAVDGYVVGWNRRGRARNGRSIEKDTESRSQENTESMLIQENTELRTQESTKSRTEESAELGTQESAELKTQDRIPNTEQTIKENASPAPHPTFSVINSIGVLSSGVLAALYSSTTKEKATSDATIESVKNKLKEKEAAITNMEKEFESNMLKNEEARKQDFVKTNEMQQSLINRLNSANGTITNLGKQVQNERRLNQALITQVENLERNLSKSQDEKRELQIPMQEKLDSVAALQEKIRVLSSEITVKEDDLQNFDYKVVEKERECDELRSVYQKSRDQLKGLDSEIQELKGTVSKSEMELEMKNLTLKNLNKELTSLITERDESSKKLDGILKEFDEFKFSAEKKMAVDEERLGEREKQLHQVQEQLNIALDEVNKDGVLIANLTRENENLREKLDVELRTAKILEQELKITQETLQKSRNEASDLSKQLQKSRSLCSELEAEVSKVKSEFTKASESLQCEIDELKEGKESLAGELLSVKELLGEMNEKLEIMSRELAAAVQKCDSSEKELIDAHRKAEAAADALTEERKIVSSLNNELLVFETEISRNKEAQKILEADLAATSRSFGEKTQNESTLLRNLESANSTISSFEDEKNALHKSLDEQKQMNQEARKNLEYATNVVMELGKELESLEKRGKKLQHELAFAKGEILQLRSQVNASKTKENNQNQQNLEARGKPNKKVYRRRKETDNS from the exons ATGGTTGGATCTGTGATAGGGAATTCTTGCTTTCTGCACTCTCCACTATGCCAATTCCTCGCCTCCGACTCCTCTCCGCTCCCATTTTCTGACACAAGAAATGCTCTGTGCCGGAGAAAGAAAAGGGCCGCCATGGCTTTTTTGCTGcaagaaaattcaaaacaaagCGATATTTGTGCAAGGAGGGCGATTCTGTTCATGGGTTTTGGTTTAGTTCCGTTTCTTGGGACGAGGGCAGATGCTGTCGATGGCTACGTTGTAG GATGGAATCGGCGCGGGCGGGCAAGGAATGGTCGCTCGATTGAAA AAGATACTGAGTCGAGATCACAAGAAAATACTGAGTCAATGTTAATACAAGAAAATACTGAGTTGAGAACGCAAGAAAGTACCAAGTCGAGAACAGAAGAAAGTGCTGAACTGGGAACACAAGAAAGTGCTGAATTGAAAACACAAGACAGGATACCAAATACTGAG CAAACAATTAAGGAAAATGCATCCCCAGCCCCACACCCGACCTTTTCAGTTATCAATTCAATTGGGGTTTTGTCGTCTGGTGTTCTTGCTGCTCTCTATTCATCAACAACGAAGGAAAAAGCCACTTCTGATGCGACCATAGAATCT GTGAAAAATAAACTGAAGGAAAAGGAAGCTGCAATCACTAATATGGAAAAAGAGTTTGAGTCAAACATGCTGAAAAATGAAGAAGCTCGGAAGCAGGACTTCGTAAAAACAAATGAGATGCAACAATCTTTGATCAATCGATTGAATAGTGCAAATGGTACAATAACAAACCTGGGAAAGCAGGTGCAAAATGAGAGAAGATTAAACCAAGCTCTAATCACCCAAGTTGAGAATCTGGAAAGAAACCTCAGTAAGTCCCAAGACGAGAAAAGGGAACTGCAAATACCGATGCAGGAGAAGCTAGATTCTGTAGCTGCCTTGCAAGAAAAGATCAGAGTGCTTTCTTCAGAGATCACAGTTAAGGAGGATgatcttcaaaattttgattataaagTTGTTGAAAAAGAACGAGAATGTGATGAACTGAGGTCTGTATACCAGAAATCCCGAGATCAACTGAAAGGGTTAGATTCTGAGATCCAAGAACTGAAAGGTACAGTCTCGAAGAGTGAAATGGAGTTGGAAATGAAGAATTTGACATTGAAGAATTTGAATAAAGAATTAACCTCTTTAATTACTGAGAGAGATGAATCGAGCAAAAAGCTTGATGGGATTTTAAAGGAGTTCGATGAGTTTAAATTTTCTGCAGAAAAGAAGATGGCTGTGGATGAGGAGCGCTTGGGTGAAAGGGAAAAGCAGCTCCACCAGGTTCAGGAACAACTTAACATTGCATTGGATGAAGTGAACAAAGATGGAGTCTTGATTGCTAATTTGACTCGAGAGAACGAGAATTTAAGAGAAAAGTTGGACGTTGAACTGAGAACTGCGAAGATTCTTGAACAAGAACTCAAGATTACACAAGAAACGCTACAAAAATCAAGAAATGAGGCATCTGATCTATCAAAGCAGCTGCAGAAGTCAAGAAGCTTGTGCTCAGAACTTGAAGCCGAGGTCTCCAAGGTTAAGTCTGAGTTTACCAAAGCATCGGAATCATTGCAGTGTGAAATTGATGAATTGAAAGAAGGTAAGGAATCCTTAGCAGGAGAATTATTGTCGGTAAAGGAACTTTTGGGCGAAATGAATGAAAAACTGGAAATTATGTCCCGAGAATTGGCAGCTGCAGTGCAAAAGTGTGATAGCTCAGAGAAAGAACTCATTGATGCCCACAGGAAAGCAGAAGCAGCTGCTGATGCTCTTACggaagaaaggaaaattgtATCTTCTTTGAACAATGAATTACTGGTTTTCGAGACggaaatttcaagaaacaaaGAAGCTCAAAAAATTCTTGAAGCAGATTTAGCAGCAACTTCAAGATCTTTTGGCGAGAAGACTCAGAATGAATCAACTCTTTTGAGGAATCTCGAGTCTGCTAACTCTACAATTTCCAGTTTTGAAGATGAAAAAAATGCACTCCACAAGTCTCTTGACGAGCAAAAACAAATGAATCAAGAAGCTCGGAAAAACTTGGAATATGCCACTAATGTGGTGATGGAACTGGGAAAAGAGCTGGAGAGTTTAGAAAAGAGAGGAAAGAAACTGCAACACGAGTTGGCATTTGCAAAGGGAGAAATACTACAGCTAAGGAGTCAAGTAAACGCATCGAAAACTAAAGAAAATAATCAGAACCAGCAAAACCTTGAAGCTAGAGgtaaaccaaataaaaaagtTTATCGGAGGAGAAAGGAGACAGATAATAGTTGA
- the LOC140976544 gene encoding MAR-binding filament-like protein 1-1 isoform X2, with translation MVGSVIGNSCFLHSPLCQFLASDSSPLPFSDTRNALCRRKKRAAMAFLLQENSKQSDICARRAILFMGFGLVPFLGTRADAVDGYVVGWNRRGRARNGRSIENTESRSQENTESMLIQENTELRTQESTKSRTEESAELGTQESAELKTQDRIPNTEQTIKENASPAPHPTFSVINSIGVLSSGVLAALYSSTTKEKATSDATIESVKNKLKEKEAAITNMEKEFESNMLKNEEARKQDFVKTNEMQQSLINRLNSANGTITNLGKQVQNERRLNQALITQVENLERNLSKSQDEKRELQIPMQEKLDSVAALQEKIRVLSSEITVKEDDLQNFDYKVVEKERECDELRSVYQKSRDQLKGLDSEIQELKGTVSKSEMELEMKNLTLKNLNKELTSLITERDESSKKLDGILKEFDEFKFSAEKKMAVDEERLGEREKQLHQVQEQLNIALDEVNKDGVLIANLTRENENLREKLDVELRTAKILEQELKITQETLQKSRNEASDLSKQLQKSRSLCSELEAEVSKVKSEFTKASESLQCEIDELKEGKESLAGELLSVKELLGEMNEKLEIMSRELAAAVQKCDSSEKELIDAHRKAEAAADALTEERKIVSSLNNELLVFETEISRNKEAQKILEADLAATSRSFGEKTQNESTLLRNLESANSTISSFEDEKNALHKSLDEQKQMNQEARKNLEYATNVVMELGKELESLEKRGKKLQHELAFAKGEILQLRSQVNASKTKENNQNQQNLEARGKPNKKVYRRRKETDNS, from the exons ATGGTTGGATCTGTGATAGGGAATTCTTGCTTTCTGCACTCTCCACTATGCCAATTCCTCGCCTCCGACTCCTCTCCGCTCCCATTTTCTGACACAAGAAATGCTCTGTGCCGGAGAAAGAAAAGGGCCGCCATGGCTTTTTTGCTGcaagaaaattcaaaacaaagCGATATTTGTGCAAGGAGGGCGATTCTGTTCATGGGTTTTGGTTTAGTTCCGTTTCTTGGGACGAGGGCAGATGCTGTCGATGGCTACGTTGTAG GATGGAATCGGCGCGGGCGGGCAAGGAATGGTCGCTCGATTGAAA ATACTGAGTCGAGATCACAAGAAAATACTGAGTCAATGTTAATACAAGAAAATACTGAGTTGAGAACGCAAGAAAGTACCAAGTCGAGAACAGAAGAAAGTGCTGAACTGGGAACACAAGAAAGTGCTGAATTGAAAACACAAGACAGGATACCAAATACTGAG CAAACAATTAAGGAAAATGCATCCCCAGCCCCACACCCGACCTTTTCAGTTATCAATTCAATTGGGGTTTTGTCGTCTGGTGTTCTTGCTGCTCTCTATTCATCAACAACGAAGGAAAAAGCCACTTCTGATGCGACCATAGAATCT GTGAAAAATAAACTGAAGGAAAAGGAAGCTGCAATCACTAATATGGAAAAAGAGTTTGAGTCAAACATGCTGAAAAATGAAGAAGCTCGGAAGCAGGACTTCGTAAAAACAAATGAGATGCAACAATCTTTGATCAATCGATTGAATAGTGCAAATGGTACAATAACAAACCTGGGAAAGCAGGTGCAAAATGAGAGAAGATTAAACCAAGCTCTAATCACCCAAGTTGAGAATCTGGAAAGAAACCTCAGTAAGTCCCAAGACGAGAAAAGGGAACTGCAAATACCGATGCAGGAGAAGCTAGATTCTGTAGCTGCCTTGCAAGAAAAGATCAGAGTGCTTTCTTCAGAGATCACAGTTAAGGAGGATgatcttcaaaattttgattataaagTTGTTGAAAAAGAACGAGAATGTGATGAACTGAGGTCTGTATACCAGAAATCCCGAGATCAACTGAAAGGGTTAGATTCTGAGATCCAAGAACTGAAAGGTACAGTCTCGAAGAGTGAAATGGAGTTGGAAATGAAGAATTTGACATTGAAGAATTTGAATAAAGAATTAACCTCTTTAATTACTGAGAGAGATGAATCGAGCAAAAAGCTTGATGGGATTTTAAAGGAGTTCGATGAGTTTAAATTTTCTGCAGAAAAGAAGATGGCTGTGGATGAGGAGCGCTTGGGTGAAAGGGAAAAGCAGCTCCACCAGGTTCAGGAACAACTTAACATTGCATTGGATGAAGTGAACAAAGATGGAGTCTTGATTGCTAATTTGACTCGAGAGAACGAGAATTTAAGAGAAAAGTTGGACGTTGAACTGAGAACTGCGAAGATTCTTGAACAAGAACTCAAGATTACACAAGAAACGCTACAAAAATCAAGAAATGAGGCATCTGATCTATCAAAGCAGCTGCAGAAGTCAAGAAGCTTGTGCTCAGAACTTGAAGCCGAGGTCTCCAAGGTTAAGTCTGAGTTTACCAAAGCATCGGAATCATTGCAGTGTGAAATTGATGAATTGAAAGAAGGTAAGGAATCCTTAGCAGGAGAATTATTGTCGGTAAAGGAACTTTTGGGCGAAATGAATGAAAAACTGGAAATTATGTCCCGAGAATTGGCAGCTGCAGTGCAAAAGTGTGATAGCTCAGAGAAAGAACTCATTGATGCCCACAGGAAAGCAGAAGCAGCTGCTGATGCTCTTACggaagaaaggaaaattgtATCTTCTTTGAACAATGAATTACTGGTTTTCGAGACggaaatttcaagaaacaaaGAAGCTCAAAAAATTCTTGAAGCAGATTTAGCAGCAACTTCAAGATCTTTTGGCGAGAAGACTCAGAATGAATCAACTCTTTTGAGGAATCTCGAGTCTGCTAACTCTACAATTTCCAGTTTTGAAGATGAAAAAAATGCACTCCACAAGTCTCTTGACGAGCAAAAACAAATGAATCAAGAAGCTCGGAAAAACTTGGAATATGCCACTAATGTGGTGATGGAACTGGGAAAAGAGCTGGAGAGTTTAGAAAAGAGAGGAAAGAAACTGCAACACGAGTTGGCATTTGCAAAGGGAGAAATACTACAGCTAAGGAGTCAAGTAAACGCATCGAAAACTAAAGAAAATAATCAGAACCAGCAAAACCTTGAAGCTAGAGgtaaaccaaataaaaaagtTTATCGGAGGAGAAAGGAGACAGATAATAGTTGA